In Ipomoea triloba cultivar NCNSP0323 chromosome 7, ASM357664v1, a single genomic region encodes these proteins:
- the LOC116025980 gene encoding serine carboxypeptidase-like, translating into MATTLYSMWVFVLVVLVLVWSPGQANGAAENSMAKQRAEKMIRQLNLFPKHDLNRGPAGHSPAGADSPRLVEKKFKLNLLGDSGATVEDLGHHAGYYRLLDTVDARMFYFFFESRSNKSDPVVIWLTGGPGCSSSLALFYENGPFYIADNQSLIWNDYGWDKASNLIYVDQPTGTGFSYSSSEQDLRTNENGVSNDLYAFLQEFFKAHPEYANNDFFITGESYAGHYIPALGSRVNQGNKKKEGIPINLKGLAIGNGLTNPELQYPAYPDFALDNKLISKSDRDDLMQLVPDCQEAARQCNSVGGHACGEANNRCQVIFNQILGIAGNINYYDIRRKCDGGSLCYNFSNVETFLNTQSVKDALGVGGIDWVSCSSEVYDYMSSDWFKNLAVGIPSMLEDGINLLVYAGEYDLICNWLGNSRWVQAMQWSGQGGFGAAPNVTFSVDGQEKGIQKSYGPLTFLKVHDAGHMVPMDQPEASLEMIRRWMHGQLSKP; encoded by the exons GCGGGCGGAGAAGATGATCAGGCAACTCAATTTGTTCCCAAAGCATGATCTCAACAGGGGTCCCGCCGGCCACTCGCCGGCGGGAGCGGATTCGCCGAGATTGGTGGAGAAGAAGTTCAAGTTGAATCTTCTTGGTGATTCTGGGGCGACTGTTGAGGATTTGGGTCATCATGCTGGCTACTACAGGCTTCTAGACACAGTAGATGCAAG GatgttttatttcttctttgaaTCAAGAAGCAACAAGAGTGACCCGGTTGTTATATGGTTGACTGGAGGCCCAGGGTGCAGCAGTTCATTGGCTTTGTTTTATGAGAATGGTCCTTTTTATATTGCTGACAACCAATCCCTCATTTGGAATGATTATGGTTGGGACAAG GCTTCTAACCTTATATACGTGGATCAACCCACTGGAACGGGGTTCAGCTATAGTTCCAGTGAACAAGACCTCCGCACTAATGAAAATGGTGTCAGCAATGATCTTTATGCCTTCTTACAG GAGTTCTTCAAGGCTCACCCAGAATATGCAAATAATGACTTCTTTATAACTGGAGAATCCTATGCTGGGCATTATATTCCTGCATTGGGCTCACGGGTCAACCAAGGaaacaagaagaaagaaggaatTCCCATAAATCTTAAG GGATTAGCGATAGGCAATGGACTCACTAATCCAGAATTACAGTATCCAGCATACCCAGACTTTGCTTTGGACAACAAATTAATCTCAAAATCTGACCGTGATGACTTGATGCAACTTGTCCCGGATTGTCAAGAGGCTGCCAGGCAATGTAACAGTGTTGGTGGACATGCTTGCGGCGAGGCTAATAACCGCTGCCAAGTCATCTTCAACCAGATATTGGGGATAGCAGGGAACATAAAT TACTATGATATCCGGAGGAAATGTGATGGGGGATCACTCTGCTATAACTTCTCAAATGTAGAGACTTTCCTCAACACACAATCAGTGAAGGATGCTCTCGGGGTAGGCGGCATTGATTGGGTTTCGTGCAGCTCTGAAGTGTACGACTATATGTCATCGGACTGGTTCAAGAATCTTGCAGTGGGCATTCCATCTATGCTAGAGGATGGTATCAATCTGCTGGTTTACGCGGGCGAATATGATCTTATCTGCAACTGGCTTG GGAACTCGAGATGGGTTCAAGCTATGCAGTGGTCTGGGCAGGGGGGCTTTGGTGCAGCTCCAAACGTGACATTTTCAGTGGATGGACAGGAGAAAGGGATACAAAAGAGCTATGGACCTCTCACTTTCCTTAAGGTTCATGATGCTGGGCACATGGTTCCAATGGATCAGCCCGAAGCATCGCTGGAAATGATTCGGAGGTGGATGCATGGCCAACTTTCAAAGCCATAG